The DNA segment cctacagtgtggtttgtcctctggcgtatggtcctacagtgtggttcgtcctctggcgtatggtcctacagtgtggttcgtcctctggcgtatggtcctacagtgtggttcgtcctctggcgtatggtcctacagtgtggtgcgtcctctggcgtatggtcctacagtgtggtttgtccactggcgtatggtcctacagtgtggtgcgtcctctggcgtatggtcctacagtgtggtttggccactggcgtatggtcctacagtgtggtgcgtcctctggtgtatggtcctacagtgtggtgcgtcctctggcgtatggtcctacagtgtggtttgtcctctggcgtatggtcctacagtgtggtgcgtcctctggcgtatggtcctacagtgtggtgcgtcctctggcgtatggtcctacagtgtggtttgtTCTCTGgcgtatggtcttacagtgtggtttgtccactggcgtatggtcctacagtgtggcgcgtcctctggcgtatggtcctacagtgtggtgcgtcctctggtgtatggtcctacagtgtggtttgtcctctggtgtacggtcctacagtgtggtgcgtcctctggtgtacggtcctacagtgtggttcatcctctggtgtatggtcctacagtgtgatgTGTCCTCTGGcatatggtcctacagtgtggttcatcctctggtgtatggtcctacagtgtgatgcGTCCTCTGGcatatggtcctacagtgtggtttgtTCTCTGGcatatggtcctacagtgtggttcgtcctctggcgtatggtcccacagtgtggtgcgtcctctggcatatggtcctacagtgtggtttgtcctctggtgtacggtcctacagtgtggtgcgtcctctggcatatggtcctacagtgtggtttgtTCTCTGGcatatggtcctacagtgtggttcgtcctctggcgtatggtcccacagtgtggtgcgtcctctggcgtatggtcctacagtgtggtttgtcctctggtgtacggtcctacagtgtggtgcgtcctctggcgtacggtcctacagtgtggtgcctcctctggcgtatggtcctacagtgtggtttgtcctctggcgtacggtcctacagtgtggtgcgtcctctggcgtacggtcctacagtgtggtgcgtcctctggcgtacggtcctacagtgtggtgcgtcctctggcgtacggtcctacagtgtggtttgtcctctggcgtacggtcctacagtgtggtgcctCCTCTGGCGtagggtcctacagtgtggtgcgtcctctggcgtacggtcctacagtgtggtttgtcctctggcgtacggtcctacagtgtggtgcatcctctggcgtacggtcctacagtgtggtgcgtcctctggtgtatggtcctacactgtggttcgtcctctggtgtatggtcctacactgtggttcgtcctctggtgtatggtcctacagtgtgagaacatgaactCTGAGTCTGACTTTACCACAGATTCACACAGTTTAAGTTGGAGCTGTTTGAAACCATCGAAAGAATCGAACAGTGAATGAAGACATTTAGTGGAACCACAGCTCCACCTCCTGGTCTGGTTATGGTTAGgattctggttctagttctagttctagttctagttctggttgtggttctgtttggACCACTCACCGTCCTTCAGGTGGACCTTCAGCTCCACCTCCTggtctggttagggttagggggttctggttctggttctgtttggaccACTCACCGTCCTTCAGGTGGACCTTCAGCTCCACCTCCTggtctggttagggttaggaggttGTGGTTCTGTTTGGACCACTCACCGTTTGGACCTTCAGCTCCACCTCCTggtctggttagggttagggggttctagttgtggttctggttctgtttggaccACTCACCGTCCTTCAGGTGGACCTTCAGCTCCACCTCCTGGTCTGGTTAGGGttacagggttctggttctggttctgtttggaccACTCACCGTTCTTCAGGTGGACCCTCAGCTCCACCTCCTggtctggttagggttagggggttctggttctggttctgtttggaccACTCACCGTCCTTCAGGTGGACCTTCAGCTCCACCTCCTggtctggttagggttagggggttctggttctgtttggaccACTCACCGTCCTTCAGGTGGACCTTCAGCTCCACCTCCTggtctggttagggttagggggttctggttctgtttggaccACTCACCGTCCTTCAGGTAGACCTTCAGCTCCACCTCCTggtctggttagggttagggggttctggttgtggttctggttctgtttggaccACTCACCGTCCTTCAGGTGGACCTTCAGCTCCACCTCCTggtctggttagggttagggggttctggttctggttctgtttggaccACTCACCGTCCTTCAGGTGGACCTTCAGCTCCACCTCCTGGTCTGGTTAGGGttacagggttctggttctgtttggaccACTCACCGTCCTTCAGGTGGACCTTCAGCTCCACCTCCTggtctggttagggttagggtgttctggttctgtttggaccACTCACTGTTTGGACCTTCAGCTCCACCTCCTggtctggttagggttagggggttctggttctggttctgtttggaccACTCACCGTCCTTCAGGTGGACCTTCAGCTCCACCTCCTGGTCTGGTAGTTTGCTTCCGTCCGTCACAGAGCAGATGTAGACTCCTTTGTCAAAGATGGTGGTGTCGTTCAGGGTCAGGCTCAGGTCTCTGCTCTTGTAGGCGTCGGCCTTCATGGCGGTGCGGCGTTGGTACAGCCTGTCCTGTTCGGACGGCTGGTCGCGGTCGCTGCGGCGGATGTGGACGGTGAGGGGGGGCGTGTCCCGGAGCCACTCCACCACGGCGCCGTCAGAGAGAGGCTTCGAAGAAGAACAGGGGAGGAGGGCCGACCCCCCCTCAGATACCTGCACCAGCactgaggcatgatgggaaactgAGGAAACACAGGACAAACactgaggcatgatgggaaactgaggaaacacaggaaaaacactgaggcatgatgggaaactgAGGAGAAACAGGACAAAGactgaggcatgatgggaaactgAGGAGAAACAGGACAAAGactgaggcatgatgggaaactgaggagaaacaggaaaaacactgaggcatgatgggaaactgAGGAGAAACAGGACAAACactgaggcatgatgggaaactgAGGAGACAGACTAAACTAACCAGTCACCATTAAGTACACTAATCAGTGACCACTAACTAAACTATGGACCATCTGAACCCTCTGGACCATCTGAACCCTCTGGACCATCTGAACCCTCTGGACCATCTGAACCTGGTCCACCTGAACCCTGCTGTCTTATGGGGGCTCCTGTAGACCAGGTCTGTCAGACTCATGtcagatcagttccatactcagTCTAATGTGGTCTGTagtggaccggaccggaccagtCCAACAGAAATAACAGGATCACAACGTTTGAGTGAACAAAGTAAACTCCATAATGAAAAAGTTCACatttacgaactgtacttgaacacaacatgaactaACATGAACAGGCTAGAATTCTACAGTGAACTGAGTGTGATGTGAACGATGTTCTGCCTCCGTTGATCATGTACTCctgttcacagtggatctacaaacacacatttaagaacagacagaacatgAGTTAAATTCCAGACTTCTGTTCACATGTCCCAGAAATTCACATGTTTTGTTCAAGGctcgtctgtaaatgtaaacactttggtttaatttgactgttttcactTAAACACAAAGTCCAGTTCTGATGATTTATACGTTATTACTGGAGTCTgttcctggttctggtccactttagaCTGACAGGACCTAAAAGGACTGGAACACATGTCAGTGGTCTGGTCTGTACTTCTGTATCTGACACATTCACCCCAGGGTCCACACTGGACCCtttactggaccagactggaccctttagtggaccagactggaccctttagtgggtcagactggaccctttagtggaccagactggaccctttactggaccagactggaccctttagtggtcagactggaccctttagtggaccagactggaccctttagtggtcagactggaccctttagtgaaccagactggaccctttagtggaccagactggaccctttagtggtcagactggaccctttagtggtcagactggaccctttggtggaccagactggaccctttagtggtcagactggaccctttagtggaccagactggaccctttagtgggtcagactggaccctttagtggtcagactggaccctttagtggaccagactggaccctttagtggaccagactggaccctttagtggtcagactggaccctttagtggaccagactggaccctttagtgggtcagactggaccctttagtggaccagactggaccctttagtggaccagactggaccc comes from the Sphaeramia orbicularis unplaced genomic scaffold, fSphaOr1.1, whole genome shotgun sequence genome and includes:
- the LOC115416196 gene encoding uncharacterized protein LOC115416196 isoform X2 produces the protein MPQSLSCFSSVSHHASVFVLFLLSFPSCLSVFPVFPQFPIMPQCLSCVSSVSHHASVLVQVSEGGSALLPCSSSKPLSDGAVVEWLRDTPPLTVHIRRSDRDQPSEQDRLYQRRTAMKADAYKSRDLSLTLNDTTIFDKGVYICSVTDGSKLPDQEVELKVHLKDDAISRRLSDLRDAVIVVGVFTGIGFIGGSGYLLYKKYTKG
- the LOC115416196 gene encoding V-set domain-containing T-cell activation inhibitor 1-like isoform X3; translated protein: MPQSLSCFSSVSHHASVFVLFLLSFPSCLSVFPVFPQFPIMPQCLSCVSSVSHHASVLVQVSEGGSALLPCSSSKPLSDGAVVEWLRDTPPLTVHIRRSDRDQPSEQDRLYQRRTAMKADAYKSRDLSLTLNDTTIFDKGVYICSVTDGSKLPDQEVELKVHLKDGEWSKQNQNQNPLTLTRPGGGAEGPPEGR
- the LOC115416196 gene encoding uncharacterized protein LOC115416196 isoform X1, which gives rise to MPQSLSCFSSVSHHASVFVLFLLSFPSCLSVFPVFPQFPIMPQCLSCVSSVSHHASVLVQVSEGGSALLPCSSSKPLSDGAVVEWLRDTPPLTVHIRRSDRDQPSEQDRLYQRRTAMKADAYKSRDLSLTLNDTTIFDKGVYICSVTDGSKLPDQEVELKVHLKDDAISRRLSDLRDAVIVVGVFTGIGFIGGSGYLLYKKYTKGSTRGGNI